A segment of the Candidatus Nitrososphaera gargensis Ga9.2 genome:
TCCTTGGTAATACGTAATGCGTCAAAATTAATGAAACTATCCGAGGATATTTTACAGGTAAGCAGGATAGAAAGCGGAGTTCTATCTCTAAATTTAGAGGAGGTTGACCTAGAAAAGCTTGTTAACACGGTAATAGCGGACATAGAGAAAAAGTACCTAGGAGAAAGAGACGACGTGAGAATAATCTTTGATTCCAAATTGGATATAGCCGATAGTAGCAGTAGTGGGAGTAGTAGTGAGAATGGAACTAAGATTTACTGCGACGGACCAAAGATATGGCAAACCCTTTATAACCTGATTGACAACGCTGTCAAGTTTACTGAATCCGGTGAAGTCGGTATTTCTGCTTCGGTTTTCAAAGGTGAGGTTATGATCCAAGTGCAAGATTCAGGGAAGGGGATAGACCCCGAAATAATGGACCGCCTATTCGAGAAATTCGCATCCAAGTCTAACGGTGGGACAGGTCTTGGACTCTTTGTATCCAAGAAGATTGTCGAAGCGCATGGCGGTAGGATATGGGCCACTCAAAATAAAGAAAAAGGGGGCGCCATCTTTACATTTACATTGCCGACAGACCTCCTTCCTGAAATACCCGAGGAAGAAATTTCCTCTGCTAAAGACGACAAAGCCGCCAGCTACGCAAGTTCTCAAGAGAATGTTACTGGTTTTAAAACCCTGTCGTAAGCAAAAGAGAGTCCTCCAGACTTCCAGGGCTTTGTTTTTATGAGTTATTACTTTTTAAACAAAGTCATGCAATCAAACAGCTATCCAAGCATGGATTGTTGACTTTTTAAACAAAGCCGACTTCCCGGCAAGCTTTAAAATATCCTTTTCATCATCGACAGTAAAATAAGAACCAAGGCTTTTCCATCCTTCTTCTTTTCAATATATAATAGATTATATAGTTCTGCTTCGAGAGTTTTCGAAGCCTGCTTCATTATGGATGCTAGGTGCTTCAGGTTAGGAGTTTGTCGCTCTTATAGAAACCCGTCTTGCTTCACAAAGATGCTTTTGAAATGACGCTGTATTAATTTATCCCGCTGACTCTTTTCTAGAATATTGAAATCAGCTGCATGATAGCATGCATCGGTCTTCTTGATATCTTGGTTGGACAGAACAATTCATAATCTATAAGATCGGAGACCTTCTCAAATGCTATAAATTAACTCATATCCCCTAGCCATGTGATGCCCTGTCTGCCTTCCCTTTCTGTGACAGA
Coding sequences within it:
- a CDS encoding ATP-binding protein gives rise to the protein MAEAGFAASEHETIQVLSTPDRVKRHYLNLVRIARSEILLTFPTVNTIHREREIGIVDELKKAVKRGVQIRILSPEDDFIKDKLDELRSSGVVIRRIETPTETKLNMIIVDKKVLLVVETKDDARRIFSQAIGLALYSNSKATVVPCASIFESLWRETYLYEKSRDAERIKGEFVNIAAHELRNPIMPILNGADLIQQGLMKHKDKFRKEDFEELFSSASLVIRNASKLMKLSEDILQVSRIESGVLSLNLEEVDLEKLVNTVIADIEKKYLGERDDVRIIFDSKLDIADSSSSGSSSENGTKIYCDGPKIWQTLYNLIDNAVKFTESGEVGISASVFKGEVMIQVQDSGKGIDPEIMDRLFEKFASKSNGGTGLGLFVSKKIVEAHGGRIWATQNKEKGGAIFTFTLPTDLLPEIPEEEISSAKDDKAASYASSQENVTGFKTLS